CGCTTTGTTCATATCTAAAGCAAGTTTAATGTCCTGTCCGCTTGCTACATCCGTACGGCTGTCAACACGGGCAATGAATTCCTGTTCGCCGATTTTAGAGTAAAGGAAAGTCTCGGCACCCATCAGTTCTGCTACATCAATTTTAGCCTCAAGCTGCGTTTCCTTTGACGACTCAAGGAATACAGGCTCATCATGGATATCTTCAGGACGGATCCCAAGAGTGATTTCTTTATTGTTGTAGCTCTCAACAAGTTTTAATTTACCTGCCGGAACTTTAACTTTCATATTATCGATGTGTACATATCCGTCAACAAGCTTACCAGAAAGGAAGTTCATTGAAGGGGACCCGATAAAGCCGCCGACAAAGACGTTCTCAGGATAGTCATAAATGTCTTTCGGCCGGCCGACCTGCTGAATTAATCCGTCTTTCATTACGACGATACGAGTAGCCATTGTCATGGCTTCTGTCTGATCGTGCGTTACATAAATCGTAGTCGTCTGAAGACGCTGGTGAAGTTTTGTAATTTCAGCACGCATCTGAACACGGAGTTTCGCATCAAGGTTGGATAAAGGCTCATCCATTAAGAATACTTTAGGGTCACGTACGATAGCACGTCCAAGTGCTACACGCTGACGCTGACCACCGGACATGGCTTTCGGCTTACGGTCAAGCATTTCTGTTAGACCAAGAATTTTT
This DNA window, taken from Alteribacter keqinensis, encodes the following:
- a CDS encoding ABC transporter ATP-binding protein → MADISFKSLYKIYDGDVQAVTDFNLEIKDKEFIVFVGPSGCGKSTTLRMVAGLEDISKGELHIGEELVNDVAPKDRDIAMVFQNYALYPHMNVYENMAFGLKLRKFKKDEIDRRVRDAAKILGLTEMLDRKPKAMSGGQRQRVALGRAIVRDPKVFLMDEPLSNLDAKLRVQMRAEITKLHQRLQTTTIYVTHDQTEAMTMATRIVVMKDGLIQQVGRPKDIYDYPENVFVGGFIGSPSMNFLSGKLVDGYVHIDNMKVKVPAGKLKLVESYNNKEITLGIRPEDIHDEPVFLESSKETQLEAKIDVAELMGAETFLYSKIGEQEFIARVDSRTDVASGQDIKLALDMNKAHFFDPETELRLR